In Colias croceus chromosome 8, ilColCroc2.1, a genomic segment contains:
- the LOC123693784 gene encoding uncharacterized protein LOC123693784: protein MLKSKLNEEEKKERKRLMERIRKAKIKSDPVLREQHLRKDRERLAKRKAAGLILTRSQMTAHARRNAQKKNRISARAYYQRKKNKANGARNNPTSVSETNDAESLPKNQDNEPGISQELIGPHSPRLLRQNVRCNSPNLRIDAIVASSSHYLRTSSPLDLSIASPLRTPSISSINSEESTLRPNSPNLDTSFNTVKFKQDIKMKFRKYQNVKTQQIHDLRKQLAKANKEKLMYKKRYMRLHQEFKKLKQSNLEVRRIPTKPKNIDLQKRIRKIVVQFFEDDENSNLCPGKKDTVTQNGVKKQKRLMKDTIKNLHKKYLTSGYPPISYVTFTRMRPFWVTQPKLNLRNTCLCEKHENMDLVISSLKRNRIIKENTTTEILSSICCDIFKVECLQRTCPVCKNRHLNYQEFDNSKDVIYWNWKKIKKNYKKNGVDKIAVNVEKVKITVKPLQLIKIFENNLKPFLTHCSNIRNQSQAFKHYKQNMTEKDCVVHIDFSENYSSKYGSEIQSMHFGGSRQQFTLHTAVIYYKNKEENITTQCFCTISSSLRHDAAAVWAHLVPILEEIKQEAPIVQNLIIISDSPSGQYRNKKIFYIMSQLSIYCSSLTNIIWNYSECGHGKGAPDGVGGLLKRTADRFVAHDGDMNNIDSFVNYLKSAVQGVKISTVEEYEVEEKDWLLPTNLNTFRGTLQVKQVIWTKEAKNRIVLRRLSCIEDECMKYVVKCPHGKHLDFICQPNTKLSLNLNFLLRVIKNPELNPK from the coding sequence aTGCTGAAATCAAAACTAAACGAGGAGGAGAAAAAAGAGAGAAAGAGGTTGATGGAAAGAATAAGAAAAGCTAAAATCAAAAGTGATCCTGTGTTAAGAGAGCAGCATTTAAGAAAAGACAGAGAACGCTTAGCTAAAAGAAAGGCAGCTGGACTTATCCTAACCCGAAGCCAAATGACTGCACATGCACGTCGCAATGCACAAAAGAAAAACCGAATCAGTGCCCGTGCATATTATCAGCGGAAAAAAAATAAGGCAAATGGTGCCCGCAACAACCCAACAAGTGTTTCAGAGACCAATGACGCAGAATCGCTACCGAAAAATCAAGATAATGAGCCCGGTATTTCTCAAGAACTAATAGGACCTCATAGCCCACGGCTATTGCGACAGAATGTTCGATGTAATAGTCCTAATTTGCGTATTGATGCCATAGTAGCGAGTAGTTCCCACTATTTACGTACAAGCAGTCCCCTAGATTTATCAATAGCATCTCCTTTACGAACGCCAAGTATTAGTTCTATAAATTCAGAAGAATCAACATTACGCCCAAATAGTCCTAACTTAGACACATCCTTTAATACTGTTAAATTCAAACAAgacattaaaatgaaatttcgtAAATATCAAAACGTTAAAACTCAGCAAATACACGATTTAAGAAAACAATTGGCAAAGGCTAATAAAGAGAAACTAATGTACAAAAAGAGATACATGAGACTACATCAAGaatttaagaaattaaaacaGAGTAATTTAGAAGTGAGACGAATCCCAACGAAGCCAAAAAATATAGACCTGCAAAAACGTATCCGTAAGATTGTTGTTCAGTTTTTTGAGGATGATGAAAATTCAAATCTTTGCCCAGGTAAAAAGGATACTGTCACACAAAATGGAGTAAAAAAACAGAAAAGGCTGATGAAagacacaattaaaaatttacacaaAAAGTATTTGACTTCGGGCTACCCTCCAATCAGTTACGTCACTTTTACAAGAATGAGGCCGTTTTGGGTCACGCAGCCAAAATTAAACTTGAGAAATACATGCCTATGTGAGAAACATGAGAACATGGATCTTGTTATATCATCTTTAAAAAGAAATCGTATCATAAAAGAAAACACCACGACTGAAATTCTAAGTAGTATTTGCTGTGATATTTTTAAGGTAGAATGCCTGCAAAGAACATGTCCTGTCTGTAAGAATCgtcatttaaattatcaagaaTTTGATAACTCCAAAGATGTTATTTATTGGAATTGGAAGaagataaaaaagaattacaaaaaaaatggaGTCGATAAAATAGCCGTTAATgtagaaaaagtaaaaataaccGTTAAACCATTACAACtaatcaaaatatttgaaaacaatCTGAAACCGTTCTTAACACATTGTAGTAATATACGAAATCAAAGTCAAGCTTTTAAGCACTACAAACAAAACATGACTGAAAAGGATTGTGTCGTTCACATTGACTTTAGTGAGAACTATAGCTCCAAGTACGGGTCCGAAATACAATCTATGCACTTTGGTGGCAGTCGTCAACAATTCACATTACACACTGCTgtaatttactataaaaataaggaaGAGAATATAACAACTCAATGTTTCTGCACTATTAGTTCTTCACTGCGCCATGATGCTGCCGCCGTTTGGGCTCACCTTGTTCCAATATTAGAAGAAATTAAACAGGAAGCTCCAATTGTTCagaatcttattattatttctgatTCTCCATCAGGCCAGTATCGGAATAagaaaattttttatattatgtcccAACTCAGTATTTACTGCTCTTCTCTGACTAACATAATATGGAACTATAGTGAATGTGGTCATGGAAAAGGTGCGCCAGATGGAGTAGGTGGGCTACTGAAGCGAACGGCGGATCGATTTGTTGCACACGATGGTGATATGAATAATATAGACTCTTttgtaaactatttaaaatctgCTGTCCAAGGCGTGAAAATTAGTACTGTAGAAGAATATGAAGTTGAAGAAAAGGACTGGCTTCTCCCTACAAATTTGAACACATTTCGTGGAACATTGCAAGTCAAACAAGTCATTTGGACTAAAGAAGCTAAAAATCGTATAGTTTTACGTCGACTTTCTTGTATAGAAGATGaatgtatgaaatatgttGTTAAATGTCCACATGGCAAACATCTAGACTTCATTTGTCAACCGAACACGAAATTAAGTCTAAACCTCAACTTTCTACTTCGAGTAATAAAAAATCCAGAACTAAATCCAAAATAG